The Penicillium digitatum chromosome 6, complete sequence genome has a window encoding:
- a CDS encoding Pheromone maturation dipeptidyl aminopeptidase DapB gives MGKFEDEGNSKSVPLNRQRSESLASQISTDSGLSIASESFMKNYKGGNTMPMEEGDGDRYRDIEDGGEPGSDEPLISSGKKAGSSSRLRQIVWLLVMLCVGGWVLAFVLFLTQKRPDTDTVTLSSASTASNTSAVEIHEPHSTTSGVSHGKPVTLEQVLRGTWSPKSHAISWIAGPDGEDGLLVEQGEKEDAFLRVKDIRSSKNGVDDLETRVLMEKPYIWFDGEAMIPVKTWPSPDLNKVLIMTDTQSNWRHSYFGKYWILDVATQKAEPLDPGNLSGRVQLAVWSPTSDAVVFVRENNLFLRKLASLEVTPITKDGNENLFYGVPDWVYEEEVFAGNTGTWWSGDGKFVAFLRTNESAVPDYPVQYFLSRPSGKEPPPGLENYPEVRQIKYPKPGSPNPIVNLQFYDVEKNEVFSFEMPEDFVDDERIIIEIVWASGGNVLVRETNRESDVVKIFVMDTKARTGKLVRSDDIAALDGGWVEPSQSTRVIPADPQNGRPHDGYIDTVIYEGYDHLAYFTPFDNPVPVMLTKGNWEVVKAPSAVDLKKGLVYFVATKEAPTQRHVYSVKLDGSDLRPLTNISAPGFFEVSFSHGAGYGLLSYKGPAVPWQAVINTQGDGIDFINLVEENVELAKMVEHFALPIEVYTNVTIDGYTLQVLERRPPNFDPAKKYPVLFFLYGGPGSQTVDRKFTIDFQTYIASSLGYIVVTVDGRGTGFIGREARCVVRGNIGHYEALDQIETAKIWASKSYVDESRMAVWGWSYGGYMTLKVLEQDAGETFQYGMAVAPVTDWMFYDSIYTERYMHTPEHNPSGYANASISDVMALGRSVRFLIMHGVADDNVHLQNTLVLIDKLDLKNIDNYDMQVFPDSDHSIQFHMAHALVYERLSSWLINAFNGEWQRIASPKPQS, from the exons ATGGGGAAGTTTGAAGACGAAGGGAACTCAAAGTCCGTACCGTTGAATAGACAACGGTCGGAATCCCTCGCCTCACAAATATCCACCGACTCCGGCCTGTCGATCGCCTCCGAATCATTCATGAAGAACTACAAAGGAGGCAACACGATGCCGATGGAGGAAGGGGACGGGGATCGATACCGGGATATCGAAGACGGAGGGGAACCTGGTTCAGATGAGCCTCTTATATCAAGCGGGAAGAAGGCCGGCTCATCCAGTCGCCTGCGCCAGATTGTCTGGTTGCTGGTGATGCTCTGCGTCGGTGGCTGGGTGCTTGCCTTCGTACTGTTTCTCACGCAGAAACGGCCCGACACAGATACAGTAACACTCTCGTCTGCCTCAACTGCCTCAAACACCTCAGCTGTGGAGATTCATGAGCCACACTCGACGACCAGTGGTGTCAGCCACGGGAAACCAGTGACACTCGAGCAAGTCTTGCGTGGCACCTGGTCTCCGAAGTCCCACGCCATTTCCTGGATTGCAGGCCCAGACGGCGAGGATGGTCTTTTGGTTGAGCAGGGCGAGAAAGAAGACGCTTTTTTGAGGGTGAAAGACATACGCAGTAGTAAGAATGGCGTCGATGATCTCGAGACCAGAGTGTTGATGGAGAAGCCGTACATCTGGTTTGATGGAGAGGCCATGATACCGGTCAAGACGTGGCCAAGTCCGGACTTGAACAAGGTCTTGATCATGACTGACACACAGTCCAACTGGAGACACTCGTATTTTGGAAAATATTGGATCTTGGATGTGGCCACACAGAAGGCCGAGCCGCTAGATCCTGGGaacctgagtggacgtgtACAGCTTGCAGTTTGGTCTCCAACCTCTGATGCAGTCGTGTTTGTTCGTGAAAACAACCTATTTTTGCGTAAGCTAGCCTCTTTGGAGGTCACTCCCATCACTAAGGATGGCAATGAGAACCTCTTCTACGGGGTTCCAGACTGGGTGTACGAGGAAGAAGTCTTTGCAGGCAACACCGGCACCTGGTGGTCTGGTGATGGCAAATTTGTCGCTTTCCTTCGGACAAACGAGTCAGCAGTCCCTGACTATCCTGTTCAATACTTCCTTTCACGACCCTCTGGCAAAGAGCCACCGCCCGGACTTGAAAATTACCCCGAAGTTAGGCAGATCAAATACCCGAAACCCGGGAGTCCGAATCCAATCGTCAACTTGCAGTTCTATGATGTCGAGAAGAATGAAGTTTTCTCATTTGAGATGCCGGAAGACTTCGTTGACGATGAAAGAATAATCATCGAGATTGTCTGGGCGTCCGGGGGCAACGTTTTGGTCCGAGAGACCAACCGCGAGAGCGATGTTGTGAAGATTTTTGTTATGGACACCAAGGCCCGAACTGGCAAACTGGTGCGATCGGACGATATCGCCGCTCTGGACGGTGGCTGGGTTGAACCCTCACAGTCGACTCGGGTTATTCCCGCTGACCCCCAAAATGGTCGACCACACGATGGTTATATTGACACCGTTATTTATGAAGGCTATGATCACTTGGCTTATTTCACGCCTTTCGATAACCCAGTACCTGTGATGTTGACCAAGGGCAATTGGGAAGTGGTCAAGGCACCGTCTGCTGTTGACCTGAAGAAGGGTCTGGTGTACTTTGTTGCCACAAAGGAGGCTCCAACTCAGCGTCATGTATATTCGGTCAAATTGGATGGATCCGATCTTCGACCTCTGACGAATATATCTGCACCTGGATTTTTCGAGGTTTCATTTTCTCATGGAGCCGGCTATGGTTTACTCAGCTATAAAGGCCCAGCAGTGCCATGGCAGGCTGTGATCAACACCCAAGGTGATGGAATTGACTTCATAAACCTCGTCGAAGAGAACGTTGAGCTCGCCAAGATGGTCGAACATTTCGCCCTCCCAATAGAGGTTTACACCAATGTAACCATTGACGGTTACACGCTCCAGGTTCTGGAGCGTCGCCCTCCAAACTTCGACCCTGCCAAGAAATACCCCGTGCTTTTCTTCCTATATGGTGGACCAGGATCGCAAACGGTCGACCGCAAGTTCACCATCGACTTCCAGACTTATATCGCTTCAAGCCTAGGTTATATTGTTGTCACTGTGGATGGTCGAGGAACAGGTTTCATTGGGAGAGAAGCCCGGTGTGTGGTCCGTGGTAATATCGGTCATTATGAAGCCCTCGATCAGATTGAGACAGCCAAGATCTGGGCTAGCAAGAGTTACGTGGATGAAAGCCGCATGGCAGTTTGGGGCTGGAGCTACGGTGGCTACATGACCTTGAAGGTCCTGGAACAAGATGCTGGCGAGACGTTCCAATATGGCATGGCCGTGGCACCCGTCACTGATTGGATGTTCTATG ACTCCATATATACAGAACGTTATATGCACACCCCCGAGCACAACCCCTCAGGTTATGCAAATGCCTCTATCAGTGATGTTATGGCCCTGGGCCGTAGTGTTCGGTTTTTGATTATGCACGGTGTTGCCGACGACAATGTTCATCTCCAAAATACCCTTGTGTTGATCGACAAGCTGGACTTGAAGAACATCGATAACTACGACATGCAGGTCTTCCCTGACTCAGATCACAGTATACAATTCCACATGGCGCATGCGCTTGTTTATGAAC GTCTCTCGAGTTGGCTCATCAATGCGTTCAATGGCGAATGGCAACGGATTGCGAGCCCGAAACCACAATCGTAG
- a CDS encoding T-complex protein 1 subunit delta yields the protein MAAAVAQGAAGNTSFKDKEKPMAVRASNILAARAVSDAIRTSLGPRGMDKMIQTAKGQTIITNDGNTMLKDMSVMHPAARMLVDLSSAQDVEAGDGTTSVVVIAGSLLGAAEKLLGKGLHPTVISESFQRAAGAAVEILHNMSRPINLSDRSTLLQAASTSLSSKIVSQHSGLLGPMAVDSVLKVCDPKTAENVDLRDIRIVKKVGGTIEDSEMVDGVVLNQPVIKSSGGPIRIEKARIGLIQFQLSPPKPDMENQIVVNDYRQMDKILKEERQYMLNMVKKIQKTKCNVLLIQKSILRDAVNELSLHFLSRLKILAIKDIERDEVEFLCKSLGCKPVANVDSFTEDKLGTADLVEEVQASGARYVKITGIKASLASYNQTVSIVARGANSLILDEAERSLHDALCVIRCLVKKRAMIAGGGAPEIEVAHTLAMRARELTGTEAICFKAFADAMEVIPTTLAENAGLNSIKVVTELRHRHAQGQHNAGVSIRSGGVKDDITEENILQPLLVSTSAIELAAETVKMIMRIDDIALSR from the exons ATGGCCGCCGCAGTAGCACAGGGAGCCGCCGGCAACACCTCCTTCAAG GACAAGGAGAAGCCGATGGCCGTGCGGGCCTCCAACATTCTCGCTGCTCGGG CTGTCTCCGATGCCATTCGAACA TCGCTGGGACCCAGGGGTATGGATAAGATG ATCCAAACGGCCAAGGGACAGACCATCATC ACCAACGATGGAAACACCATGTTGAAGGATATGAGCGTGATGCACCCGGCTGCCCGCATGCTCGTTGACCTGAGTTCGGCGCAGGATGTCGAAGCTGGTGATGGAACGACATCAGTGGTTGTTATTGCTGGCAGTCTGCTCGGCGCTGCCGAAAAGTTGCTAGGCAAGGGCCTTCACCCCACTGTCATCTCCGAGTCTTTCCAAAGAGCCGCCGGTGCTGCCGTCGAGATCCTCCACAATATGTCTCGTCCTATCAACCTTTCCGATCGTTCCACCCTCCTCCAAGCCGCTTCTACTTCGCTTTCGTCTAAGATCGTGTCCCAGCACTCCGGACTTCTGGGCCCAATGGCCGTCGACTCTGTCCTCAAGGTTTGTGACCCGAAGACCGCAGAGAATGTGGACTTGCGGGACATCCGTATTGTGAAGAAGGTTGGCGGCACAATCGAGGACAGCGAGATGGTCGATGGTGTGGTTCTCAACCAGCCTGTGATCAAGAGCAGTGGTGGCCCCATAAGAATCGAGAAGGCGCGGATAGGTCTGATCCAATTCCAACTGAGCCCGCCCAAGCCAGAC ATGGAGAACCAAATCGTGGTGAACGACTACCGTCAGATGGACAAGATCTTGAAAGAGGAGCGCCAATACATGCTCAACATGGTCAAGAAAATCCAGAAGACCAAGTGTAACGTCCTTTTGATTCAGAAGTCCATCCTCCGTGATGCCGTGAATGAACTTTCCCTGCACTTCCTTTCCCGTCTCAAGATTCTCGCCATCAAGGATATTGAGCGTGATGAGGTCGAGTTCCTGTGCAAGAGTCTCGGCTGCAAGCCCGTCGCTAATGTCGACTCTTTTACCGAGGACAAGCTCGGTACCGCCGACCTCGTCGAGGAAGTCCAGGCCTCCGGTGCTCGCTACGTCAAGATCACCGGTATCAAGGCTTCTCTTGCCTCTTACAACCAGACCGTCTCAATTGTCGCCCGTGGTGCCAACAGCTTGATTTTGGATGAAGCGGAGCGATCTTTGCACGACGCCCTATGTGTCATTCGCTGCCTCGTCAAGAAGCGTGCCATGATTGCAGGTGGCGGTGCTCCCGAGATTGAAGTGGCCCACACCCTTGCCATGCGCGCTCGTGAGCTTACTGGTACTGAGGCTATCTGCTTCAAGGCCTTCGCCGATGCTATGGAGGTCATTCCCACTACTCTCGCTGAGAACGCCGGTCTTAACTCCATCAAGGTTGTGACTGAACTGCGCCACCGCCACGCTCAGGGCCAGCACAATGCTGGTGTCAGCATTCGCAGCGGTGGTGTGAAGGATGATATCACAGAGGAGAATATCCTTCAGCCTCTGCTGGTCAGCACCAGTGCGATTGAGCTGGCTGCGGAGACTGTGAAGATGATCATGAGAATTGATGACATTGCTCTGTCGCGGTAA